The Coleofasciculaceae cyanobacterium genome window below encodes:
- a CDS encoding pentapeptide repeat-containing protein — translation MLFNIKSCLSTIVNSFFTLTFALVVTVFLWVAPAWSADYNKQTLIHADFSHQDLTDASFDHTNLRDSDLSFVNASGVRFFGANLAKANLEGANLSYASLESVRLTHANLTDAILTGAYLTNALLNDAIITGADFTGSLLSPTTEKQLCEVASGTNSATGRKTKDTLFCP, via the coding sequence ATGCTGTTCAATATTAAATCTTGCTTATCTACTATTGTAAATAGTTTTTTTACCTTAACTTTTGCTTTAGTAGTCACCGTTTTTTTATGGGTTGCTCCTGCTTGGAGTGCTGACTATAACAAGCAAACATTAATTCATGCTGATTTTTCCCATCAAGACTTAACCGATGCCAGTTTCGATCATACTAATCTCAGAGATAGCGATCTTAGTTTTGTTAATGCTTCTGGAGTACGTTTTTTTGGTGCTAACTTAGCCAAAGCTAATTTAGAGGGTGCAAATCTCAGCTATGCTAGTTTGGAATCTGTTCGCCTTACTCACGCCAACTTAACCGATGCAATTTTGACAGGAGCATATTTGACTAATGCTTTATTAAATGACGCTATTATTACAGGCGCAGATTTTACGGGAAGTTTATTAAGCCCAACCACGGAAAAGCAGCTATGTGAAGTGGCTAGCGGTACTAACTCTGCTACGGGCAGAAAAACCAAAGATACCTTATTTTGTCCTTAA
- a CDS encoding DEAD/DEAH box helicase: MNLIASNSELNPQELFPFELDEFQNRAIAALAAGKSVVICAPTGSGKTLIGEYAIYRALNHGKRVFYTTPLKALSNQKFRDFQDQFGAGNPRKIGLLTGDTIINPNADVVIMTTEIFRNMLYETPIGQLGTSLENVEAVVLDECHYISNRFRGTVWEESIIYCPPQIQLVALSATIGNPQELTDWIAKVRNSNPNNQKRYECELINSDFRPVPLRYYFCDRRGIHRLLNQQETEINPKLKASSPRQGQKPKRLKIKDCPKIYQVVQQLQNKDMLPAIYVIFSRRGCDKAVDTLDALALVTPEEGQQIESILLYFFLTNNIELQTALLAYFAESNSELAVLIRDYLADNEQAEVNLARYLVANPNQKYLLWQFLCENSQIARIDQIEPLMRGIASHHAGLLPAWKELVERLFEMGLVKIVFATATLAAGINMPARTTVVSALSKRTDGGHSMLSPSEFLQISGRAGRRGKDKVGHVVTLQTPFEGAKEAAFLATSTAEPLRSWFTPSYGMVLNLLQKYSLSEVKVLLERSFAEYLSQKRLAPEQIAIAEITTELAKLDVALASIAPGQLASYQKLQEQAREEQRLLEILQQQAEATHKSQIKPLVPQIEPGRIIGLKGKHIRVNSPLAAVLVDKISGSGKAPNLLCLGADNYWYIAVNADVSEINQGTVQVENIAEIPLPALDNLKLGKWLQGDEFTAIAVKQIADYLIPTTPAPEVSEQQQKLDAVQKQIDQHPVQQIDNPNRLLKKHQKRLQLREKLHKIQIKYQKQKSNQSYYWEEFLNLIKVLQEFEALNEYSPSFLGQAAATIRGDNELWLALVFVSGELEYLEPHHLAATVCALITETPRADVWCDFPPPPVVLEVLGVKKSPGDNSLDTTPSIREIRTRLFQAQRRHGVSLPVWREYELVGLCEQWALGMDWQDLCDSVSLAEGDIVRMLRRTVDVLSQIPQIPNISSTLSNNAKEASMMMKRFPI; this comes from the coding sequence GTGAATCTAATCGCTTCTAATTCTGAGTTAAATCCGCAAGAGTTATTTCCCTTTGAGCTTGACGAATTCCAAAATAGGGCGATCGCCGCATTGGCAGCAGGCAAATCTGTAGTAATCTGCGCCCCTACAGGTTCGGGAAAAACATTAATTGGTGAATATGCGATCTACCGCGCCTTAAACCACGGCAAAAGAGTGTTCTACACCACTCCTCTCAAAGCTCTTTCCAATCAAAAATTTCGAGATTTTCAAGACCAGTTTGGTGCAGGAAACCCACGTAAGATTGGTCTTTTGACGGGAGACACAATTATTAACCCTAATGCAGACGTGGTAATTATGACCACGGAGATCTTTCGTAATATGCTCTATGAAACACCCATCGGGCAGTTAGGAACGTCTTTAGAAAATGTTGAAGCAGTAGTCTTAGATGAGTGTCACTATATCAGCAATCGCTTTCGCGGTACGGTATGGGAAGAATCAATTATCTATTGTCCGCCACAAATTCAGCTAGTGGCTCTTTCAGCGACGATTGGTAATCCTCAAGAGTTGACTGACTGGATCGCTAAAGTTCGCAATTCTAATCCCAACAACCAAAAACGATATGAGTGCGAATTAATCAATTCGGATTTTCGACCTGTTCCTCTGAGATATTATTTTTGCGATCGCCGTGGGATTCATCGGCTATTAAACCAACAAGAAACAGAAATCAATCCCAAACTTAAAGCTTCGTCTCCTCGTCAGGGACAAAAACCTAAACGTCTCAAGATCAAAGACTGCCCCAAAATCTATCAGGTGGTACAGCAGCTACAAAATAAAGATATGCTCCCTGCGATCTACGTTATCTTTAGTCGTCGAGGTTGCGATAAAGCAGTAGATACCCTTGATGCTCTAGCTTTGGTCACTCCAGAAGAAGGGCAGCAAATAGAAAGTATCCTGCTCTATTTCTTTTTAACCAACAATATTGAGCTACAAACGGCATTGCTGGCGTATTTTGCCGAATCTAACTCGGAATTAGCTGTATTAATCAGAGATTACTTAGCAGACAATGAACAGGCTGAAGTCAATTTAGCGCGATATCTTGTTGCCAATCCCAATCAAAAATATTTGCTGTGGCAGTTTTTGTGTGAGAATTCTCAAATTGCCAGAATCGATCAGATTGAACCTTTGATGCGGGGTATTGCTTCTCACCATGCGGGGTTATTGCCTGCCTGGAAAGAACTGGTAGAAAGACTGTTTGAAATGGGGTTAGTCAAAATTGTCTTTGCCACTGCAACCTTAGCAGCAGGAATCAATATGCCGGCTCGGACTACGGTAGTATCAGCTTTATCCAAACGCACCGACGGGGGACATAGTATGCTTAGTCCTTCAGAATTCTTGCAGATCTCGGGGCGGGCTGGCAGAAGAGGCAAAGATAAGGTAGGTCATGTAGTAACGCTACAAACTCCTTTTGAGGGGGCAAAAGAAGCAGCATTTTTGGCAACTTCCACTGCCGAACCCTTACGAAGTTGGTTTACTCCTTCCTATGGGATGGTGCTAAACTTACTGCAAAAATATAGCCTGAGTGAAGTAAAAGTGCTTTTAGAGCGTAGCTTTGCCGAATATCTCTCCCAAAAAAGACTCGCTCCTGAACAAATAGCGATCGCCGAAATCACTACAGAATTGGCTAAGTTAGATGTAGCCCTAGCCTCAATTGCTCCTGGGCAACTAGCTAGCTATCAAAAACTACAGGAACAAGCCAGAGAAGAACAGCGACTATTAGAAATTCTGCAACAGCAAGCCGAAGCCACTCACAAAAGCCAAATTAAGCCTTTAGTTCCTCAAATTGAGCCAGGAAGAATAATTGGTTTGAAAGGTAAACATATTCGGGTAAATTCTCCCTTAGCTGCGGTATTGGTAGACAAAATTTCTGGTTCTGGTAAAGCTCCCAACTTACTGTGTTTGGGGGCAGATAACTATTGGTATATTGCAGTCAACGCTGACGTTAGCGAAATTAATCAGGGGACTGTTCAGGTCGAGAATATAGCTGAGATTCCTCTCCCCGCTTTAGATAATCTCAAATTGGGTAAGTGGCTTCAAGGAGATGAGTTTACGGCGATCGCAGTTAAGCAGATTGCTGATTATTTAATTCCCACAACGCCTGCTCCTGAGGTGAGCGAGCAACAGCAGAAACTAGATGCAGTGCAAAAGCAGATCGACCAACATCCAGTACAGCAGATCGATAATCCCAATCGATTGCTAAAAAAACATCAAAAGCGTTTACAACTTAGGGAAAAGCTGCATAAAATTCAAATTAAGTATCAAAAGCAAAAGTCAAACCAGTCTTATTATTGGGAAGAGTTTCTCAACCTAATTAAAGTGTTGCAAGAATTTGAGGCTTTAAATGAATATAGTCCCAGTTTTTTGGGGCAAGCAGCAGCGACTATTCGCGGAGACAATGAACTCTGGCTGGCTTTAGTTTTTGTTTCAGGAGAACTAGAATACTTAGAACCCCATCACTTAGCAGCTACCGTCTGTGCCTTAATCACTGAAACTCCCCGCGCTGATGTTTGGTGCGACTTTCCCCCACCTCCAGTAGTATTAGAGGTGTTGGGAGTCAAAAAATCGCCGGGTGACAACAGCTTAGATACGACTCCAAGCATTAGAGAAATTAGAACTCGTTTATTCCAGGCGCAGCGCCGTCATGGAGTAAGTTTGCCAGTTTGGCGCGAATATGAATTAGTTGGATTGTGTGAACAATGGGCATTGGGGATGGATTGGCAAGATCTTTGTGATAGCGTTAGCCTAGCAGAAGGAGATATTGTCAGAATGCTGCGGCGTACTGTAGATGTCTTGTCGCAAATTCCGCAAATTCCTAATATTTCTTCTACCTTGTCTAACAACGCTAAAGAAGCAAGTATGATGATGAAACGTTTTCCGATTTAG
- a CDS encoding PHP domain-containing protein, whose product MVATSSLKPTAQDTTYLKSVWESINYASCPRVYNFHLHTQASDGRLTPSNLVQQAIAIGLKGFAITDHHSVDSYRQAEQYLARVGSENAEINLPHLWTGVEITSHLSEVEVHILGYGFDPEHPSIELYLQRNRPHGENAEAKQVIDSIHQAGGLVVLAHPERYRRSAKQLIPAAAELGIDGVETFYAYNNPQVWQPSPGKTQIVLALAEKYRLFSTCGTDTHGLNILQRI is encoded by the coding sequence ATGGTTGCTACATCTTCTCTAAAACCAACTGCACAGGACACTACTTATCTCAAAAGTGTCTGGGAAAGCATTAACTATGCCAGTTGTCCTCGGGTTTATAACTTTCATCTGCATACTCAGGCTTCTGATGGTAGACTAACACCTTCAAATTTAGTTCAGCAGGCGATCGCGATCGGACTTAAAGGTTTTGCCATTACCGATCATCATTCGGTTGATAGCTATCGACAAGCCGAACAATATCTTGCCAGAGTAGGTTCAGAGAATGCCGAGATTAATTTGCCTCATTTATGGACAGGAGTAGAAATAACTTCTCATCTATCAGAGGTTGAAGTACATATATTAGGCTATGGATTCGACCCCGAACACCCCTCTATCGAGTTATATCTTCAGAGAAATAGACCTCATGGCGAAAATGCTGAAGCAAAACAGGTAATTGACAGCATTCATCAAGCAGGCGGTTTAGTTGTTTTAGCCCATCCAGAACGCTACCGTCGCTCTGCTAAACAGTTAATTCCTGCTGCTGCTGAGTTAGGCATTGATGGTGTAGAAACTTTTTATGCCTATAACAATCCTCAAGTTTGGCAACCTAGTCCTGGTAAAACACAAATAGTTTTAGCCTTAGCTGAAAAATATCGTCTTTTTAGCACCTGTGGTACAGACACTCACGGATTGAATATATTACAACGGATTTAG
- a CDS encoding AEC family transporter, with the protein MTTLLPAVLPVGLIILIGFIVGRTLALQPSSLSQLALYVLSPALVIDSLYRTELSLNSSSKLLIGFTLTSISIYALVGIINRFFNLSASLSRAITAVVMFPNNGNMGLPVATFALGAPGLDRAIIYMLGSAFLMFCFGPAMIQGKGIIEGLKLILRLPLLWAILLGLSLRLLSVEVPWGLDRGIQQLGAADIPIALILLGMQLSETRFQPGIKEIMTAIARLLIAPMIAYAIGRLLQLETLNLQVLVLQSAMPTAVNSFVIVSEFGGDKDLVARAIVASTLMSFITLPIVLTFLLAFSS; encoded by the coding sequence ATGACGACCTTATTACCTGCTGTTCTTCCTGTAGGCTTAATCATTTTAATTGGCTTTATTGTAGGTCGTACTTTAGCACTTCAACCTTCAAGCTTATCACAATTAGCATTGTATGTCTTGTCTCCAGCTTTGGTAATTGATAGTTTATATCGTACTGAGCTATCGCTCAATAGTTCAAGCAAACTACTCATTGGATTTACCCTAACCTCAATTTCAATCTATGCTCTAGTCGGAATAATTAATCGATTTTTTAATTTATCTGCCTCTTTAAGTAGAGCTATTACCGCCGTAGTCATGTTTCCTAATAACGGCAATATGGGATTACCTGTGGCAACTTTTGCCTTGGGCGCACCAGGATTAGATCGAGCTATTATTTATATGCTTGGCTCTGCTTTCTTAATGTTTTGCTTTGGTCCTGCGATGATCCAAGGTAAAGGCATAATTGAGGGGTTGAAGCTAATTTTACGACTACCTTTACTGTGGGCAATTTTATTGGGTTTGAGTTTGCGTTTGTTGTCAGTTGAAGTTCCATGGGGATTGGATCGAGGTATTCAACAGCTAGGTGCAGCGGATATTCCGATCGCTTTAATTTTATTAGGGATGCAATTGTCAGAAACTCGATTCCAACCAGGAATTAAAGAAATTATGACGGCGATCGCCCGTTTATTAATTGCGCCGATGATTGCTTACGCGATTGGTAGACTATTACAGCTAGAAACTCTCAATTTACAGGTGTTAGTTTTGCAAAGTGCTATGCCTACCGCTGTTAATTCCTTTGTCATTGTTAGCGAGTTTGGTGGAGATAAAGATCTCGTTGCCAGAGCGATCGTCGCTTCTACACTGATGAGCTTTATTACTTTGCCGATAGTGTTAACGTTTTTATTAGCTTTTAGCTCTTAG
- the gntT gene encoding guanitoxin biosynthesis MATE family efflux transporter GntT, with product MNHHSSALDHQSRFWRLAAVNVISNLMVPLASLVDVAFLGHLTEIRHLAGVAIATVLFNYIYWTFGFLRMGTTGVTAQARGRGEKNAVVLTLLRNGAIALVIGVIILILQQPLREIGFTLLRAEPAVLEAGRAYYNALIWGAPATLLNFVLFGWFLGKEQVKQVLLLSFVSKGANIILDYLFIVRWGHESAGAGAATAISQFVTLSIGLLLVYQQLPQQFWQQYRHIFEPTALKATFLLNQDILIRTLALVSTFAIFTNLSSTLGTEILAANTLLLQVVTLAAYFIDGIAFATESIAGNLQGQGKISQLIPLLKLAGSSSLLAGLGFAVTFCLFPQFLFGLLTNHSEVVAQVGNYVWWLLPILGFGSLAYMLDGYFLGLTAGKILRQSTIIAALLGFAPMAIAAWHWQTNHLLWLALALFMTTRSITLGLKINH from the coding sequence TTGAATCATCACTCTTCAGCACTGGATCATCAAAGTCGTTTTTGGCGATTAGCTGCGGTAAACGTCATTTCTAACCTGATGGTGCCACTGGCTAGCCTAGTTGACGTGGCATTTTTGGGTCATTTAACCGAAATTCGGCATCTAGCAGGTGTGGCGATCGCCACAGTGCTATTTAACTATATTTACTGGACTTTTGGTTTTTTACGGATGGGAACAACGGGGGTAACTGCCCAAGCTAGAGGTAGAGGGGAAAAAAATGCAGTTGTGCTGACTTTGTTACGCAATGGTGCGATCGCTCTAGTCATCGGCGTAATTATTCTAATTTTGCAACAACCTTTAAGAGAAATTGGCTTCACTTTACTTAGAGCCGAACCCGCAGTACTCGAAGCGGGGCGAGCTTACTATAATGCTCTGATTTGGGGCGCGCCTGCGACTTTACTAAACTTCGTCTTGTTCGGTTGGTTTCTCGGCAAAGAGCAAGTAAAACAGGTTTTATTACTTTCTTTCGTCAGCAAAGGGGCGAATATTATTCTAGATTATCTGTTTATTGTCCGTTGGGGACACGAAAGTGCTGGGGCGGGTGCAGCAACGGCAATCAGTCAGTTTGTGACTTTAAGCATCGGGTTGCTATTGGTATATCAGCAACTACCTCAACAATTCTGGCAACAGTATCGGCACATTTTTGAACCAACAGCTTTAAAAGCGACTTTTTTGCTCAATCAAGACATTTTGATTCGTACTCTGGCATTGGTTTCTACCTTCGCAATTTTTACTAACCTCAGCAGCACGTTGGGGACAGAAATTTTGGCTGCTAATACTTTGTTGTTGCAGGTAGTTACCCTAGCAGCCTATTTTATTGATGGTATTGCTTTTGCGACAGAGAGTATTGCTGGAAATCTCCAAGGACAAGGAAAAATCAGCCAATTAATTCCCTTATTAAAGCTGGCAGGTAGCAGTAGCTTATTGGCTGGCTTGGGTTTTGCCGTCACATTTTGTTTGTTTCCTCAATTTCTATTTGGCTTATTGACTAATCACTCAGAAGTAGTCGCACAAGTCGGTAACTATGTCTGGTGGCTGTTGCCTATTTTGGGTTTTGGTTCGTTGGCATATATGCTAGATGGCTATTTTCTGGGTTTAACCGCCGGTAAAATTCTGCGTCAGTCTACGATTATTGCTGCGCTGTTGGGTTTTGCACCTATGGCGATCGCAGCTTGGCATTGGCAAACTAATCATTTGCTCTGGCTGGCATTGGCTTTATTTATGACAACTCGCAGCATTACTTTGGGATTAAAAATTAATCATTAA
- a CDS encoding CHAT domain-containing protein, with translation MRCKILKSITRLRRYWFYYLISGIMAIAIIVTQASLLRSQTLIPSQTISEIKPELLDLGEFSDLVAKIESTWENDYERYFDRDFSNQSRSANQIADRLQEVQEQTNINPAVIWAMPMDDFLELVLVTPQRQFIVKKIRGANRARLNKRIDELAVGISDRSSLKYLPPARLIYNWLLKPLEPYLEAENIDTLLLCTGSKLRSFPFAALHDGEKFVVEKYNLARIPAFNLTDTSYQAKSNRQVLAMGASKFNKLPSLPGVEVELNTIVPKLWSGRKIVNQEFTVDNLQNAHQTEGFEIIHIASHSVFSPGSPESSFIQFSDRQLTLAQIANLELDLPPVDLLVLSSCETALGDEEAEYGFAGLAMQAGVKSALASLWLIDDVGTVLLMSDFYQQLKSTPIKSAALRQAQVNLLKQKVFVDKAQIKGLDVEVNLPEITSADQAQDFTHPFYWAGFTVIGNPW, from the coding sequence ATGCGATGCAAAATATTGAAGAGTATTACACGGTTACGTCGTTACTGGTTCTATTACTTAATTTCTGGAATAATGGCGATCGCCATTATTGTTACTCAGGCTTCTTTACTCAGATCGCAGACATTAATTCCATCTCAGACAATTTCGGAAATAAAACCAGAGTTGCTTGATTTAGGAGAATTTTCTGATTTAGTTGCCAAGATAGAGTCAACGTGGGAAAACGATTATGAAAGATATTTTGACCGCGATTTCTCTAATCAATCGCGATCGGCAAACCAAATTGCTGACCGTTTACAAGAAGTTCAAGAGCAAACAAATATTAACCCTGCGGTTATTTGGGCTATGCCTATGGACGATTTTTTGGAATTAGTTTTAGTCACTCCCCAAAGGCAATTCATCGTTAAAAAAATTAGAGGCGCAAACCGCGCCAGGCTAAACAAAAGGATTGATGAACTAGCAGTGGGAATTAGCGATCGCTCCTCTCTCAAATATCTTCCTCCAGCCAGATTAATTTATAATTGGTTGCTCAAACCTCTAGAACCTTATTTAGAAGCGGAAAATATTGACACCTTGTTGCTTTGCACTGGTTCAAAACTACGCTCTTTCCCTTTTGCTGCACTGCATGATGGCGAAAAATTTGTGGTCGAAAAATATAATTTGGCTCGTATTCCAGCATTTAATCTGACAGATACCAGTTATCAAGCTAAGTCAAATAGACAAGTTTTGGCTATGGGAGCATCAAAATTTAACAAATTGCCATCACTCCCTGGAGTTGAAGTTGAATTAAATACTATCGTGCCTAAATTATGGTCTGGTCGTAAAATAGTTAACCAAGAGTTCACTGTGGACAATCTTCAGAATGCTCATCAAACAGAAGGTTTTGAGATTATTCATATCGCTTCTCACTCGGTGTTTAGCCCTGGTTCACCTGAAAGTTCTTTTATTCAGTTTAGCGATCGCCAATTGACATTAGCTCAAATTGCTAATTTAGAATTAGATCTGCCTCCAGTAGATTTATTAGTTTTAAGTTCTTGCGAAACCGCATTAGGAGATGAAGAGGCTGAATATGGATTTGCCGGTCTGGCTATGCAGGCGGGAGTAAAATCTGCTTTGGCTAGCCTCTGGTTAATTGATGATGTGGGAACAGTTTTGTTGATGAGTGACTTTTATCAGCAGTTGAAATCTACTCCAATCAAATCAGCAGCTTTAAGACAGGCTCAAGTTAATCTGCTTAAACAGAAAGTTTTTGTTGACAAAGCTCAAATCAAAGGCTTAGACGTAGAAGTTAATTTGCCTGAAATAACTTCAGCCGATCAAGCTCAAGATTTCACTCATCCTTTTTATTGGGCGGGATTTACGGTTATTGGCAATCCTTGGTAA
- a CDS encoding adenosine kinase — MAKYDVYALGNALLDIEFEVSPEVLQDLGIDKGVMTLLDRDAQDKIVSNLAQYDQKRSCGGSAANTQIAVSQFGGKSFYSCKVANDEPGKFYTQDLIDCGVATNLENHAAQSGVTGKCLVFVTPDADRTMNTFLGISGGFSNHELVPEAIKNAKYTYIEGYLVSGESSKQAAIEAREIAQAAGNKVAFTLADLNMVKFFKSGLLEIIGSGVDFLFANESEALLMAETEDFDVAVDYLKTLAKGFAITRGAAGSVIFDGEKLLNIDPFAVKAIDTVGAGDMYAGAFLYGITNGMSYAEAGRLASLASAKIVTTLGARMKTEEVQALLDRAKAA, encoded by the coding sequence ATGGCGAAATATGATGTGTACGCTTTGGGTAATGCCCTATTAGATATTGAGTTCGAAGTGTCACCTGAAGTATTACAAGATCTCGGCATTGATAAAGGCGTAATGACCTTATTAGATCGAGATGCTCAGGATAAAATTGTGAGTAATTTGGCTCAATACGACCAAAAACGCTCTTGTGGTGGGTCAGCAGCAAATACCCAGATTGCCGTAAGCCAGTTTGGTGGTAAATCATTTTATTCTTGTAAGGTTGCCAATGATGAACCAGGAAAATTTTATACTCAAGATTTAATTGATTGTGGAGTAGCGACTAACTTAGAAAACCACGCTGCTCAATCAGGAGTGACGGGCAAATGCTTGGTATTTGTCACTCCCGATGCCGATCGCACTATGAATACTTTTTTGGGAATCTCAGGCGGGTTTAGTAATCATGAATTAGTTCCCGAAGCGATCAAAAACGCTAAATATACTTATATTGAGGGCTATTTAGTTAGTGGTGAAAGTAGCAAACAGGCAGCAATCGAAGCCCGAGAAATCGCTCAGGCTGCGGGAAATAAGGTGGCATTTACCCTAGCAGATCTTAATATGGTGAAATTTTTCAAGTCAGGCTTATTAGAAATAATTGGTTCGGGAGTTGATTTTCTCTTTGCTAATGAAAGTGAAGCTTTGTTGATGGCAGAAACCGAAGATTTTGATGTTGCAGTAGACTATCTCAAAACTTTAGCTAAAGGGTTCGCTATTACACGCGGTGCAGCAGGTTCGGTTATCTTCGATGGAGAAAAATTGCTTAACATCGACCCGTTTGCTGTTAAGGCGATCGATACTGTTGGTGCAGGAGATATGTATGCGGGTGCATTTCTTTATGGCATTACTAACGGAATGAGTTATGCAGAAGCAGGGCGTTTAGCTTCTTTGGCTTCGGCAAAAATAGTTACTACTTTGGGCGCGCGGATGAAAACAGAAGAGGTACAGGCTCTTTTAGATCGAGCTAAAGCAGCATAA
- the tatC gene encoding twin-arginine translocase subunit TatC, which yields MSPSNLETSVKDQEPEEYLNELPDEVEMSLFDHLEELRLRIFYALIAVAIAAIGCFIFVRPLVRILEVPAQGVQFLQLAPGEFFFVSIKVAGYSGMVLASPFILYQIVQFVLPGLTRKERRLLAPVIFGSSILFFAGLFFAYIALIPAALNFFINYGSDVVEQAWSIDKYFEFVLLLLFSTGLAFQIPIVQLILGFLGIVSSAQMLAGWRYVILSSVVIGAVLTPSTDPLTQSLLAGAVLSLYFGGIGAVKLIGK from the coding sequence ATGTCACCATCCAATTTAGAAACCTCTGTTAAAGATCAAGAGCCAGAAGAATATCTTAATGAACTTCCTGATGAAGTGGAGATGTCTTTGTTCGATCACCTAGAAGAACTTCGGTTGCGTATTTTCTATGCTTTAATTGCAGTAGCGATCGCTGCTATTGGCTGCTTTATCTTTGTCAGACCTTTAGTTCGTATTCTAGAAGTACCCGCCCAAGGAGTCCAATTTTTACAGCTTGCTCCAGGAGAATTTTTCTTTGTTTCGATTAAGGTAGCTGGCTACAGTGGTATGGTTTTGGCTAGTCCTTTTATTTTGTATCAGATTGTTCAGTTTGTCCTACCAGGGTTAACCAGAAAAGAGCGTCGTTTACTTGCTCCCGTTATTTTTGGCTCGAGTATTTTATTCTTTGCCGGGTTGTTTTTTGCCTATATTGCCTTAATTCCTGCTGCTCTTAATTTCTTTATTAACTACGGTAGTGACGTGGTTGAACAGGCCTGGTCAATAGATAAATATTTTGAGTTTGTCTTGCTGTTGTTGTTTAGCACGGGTTTGGCGTTTCAGATTCCAATTGTGCAGCTTATTTTAGGCTTTTTGGGTATTGTTTCCTCAGCGCAGATGCTCGCAGGTTGGCGTTATGTAATCCTTAGCTCTGTAGTTATAGGTGCAGTCCTGACTCCCTCTACCGATCCTTTAACCCAATCTTTATTAGCAGGTGCAGTGTTAAGTCTATATTTTGGTGGTATTGGTGCAGTGAAGCTAATTGGCAAGTAG
- a CDS encoding response regulator transcription factor produces MIVDDQKTVQEILISYIKSAQGLELIGCANNGQEAISLIKIHQPDIVLMDIEMPILDGLAATQIIFEQFINTSVLIISVHNENIYLNTALQVGAKGYLKKNTPEKELINAIYCAHKGYFQLGPGLLEQYLHKATKSQSNFEEIEQLKSVILQQSKLLDNLNNGFSDQFKTGRSSARNARATSQNFIENQYSILKKQVYYVSNRIDKLNQRIGFLQQLCGLAILCSASLGIVFLFSIL; encoded by the coding sequence TTGATAGTAGACGATCAAAAAACAGTTCAGGAAATTTTAATCAGCTACATTAAATCCGCTCAGGGTCTGGAACTTATTGGTTGTGCTAATAACGGTCAGGAAGCTATCTCTTTAATTAAAATACATCAACCCGATATTGTGTTGATGGATATTGAGATGCCTATCCTGGATGGATTAGCAGCTACTCAAATTATTTTCGAACAATTTATTAATACAAGCGTATTAATAATTAGCGTTCATAATGAAAATATCTATTTGAATACTGCTTTACAGGTAGGTGCAAAAGGGTATTTGAAGAAAAATACTCCAGAAAAAGAGTTAATTAACGCTATTTATTGTGCCCATAAAGGCTACTTTCAATTGGGGCCTGGTCTATTAGAACAGTATCTTCATAAAGCTACTAAATCGCAATCTAACTTTGAAGAGATAGAACAGCTAAAATCAGTAATACTGCAACAATCAAAGTTGCTTGATAATTTAAACAATGGATTTAGCGATCAATTTAAAACTGGCAGAAGTAGTGCTAGAAATGCTAGAGCCACAAGTCAAAACTTTATAGAAAATCAGTATAGTATTTTAAAAAAGCAAGTATACTATGTCTCTAACCGTATAGATAAGCTCAACCAAAGGATTGGTTTTCTTCAACAGCTTTGCGGACTGGCAATACTGTGTAGTGCTTCGTTGGGAATAGTGTTTTTGTTTTCTATTCTTTAG
- a CDS encoding VOC family protein, with amino-acid sequence MKFNYSDIFITIATNKIQLLVEFYSQVFQKQPTIYRSNIYAEFQLGQVRISIFKPKLERQSEFDNHSSSMSFCLEVDDLQQAIACLADLGYPPPGKIIEASHGQEIYAYDPIGNRLILHQSKITLP; translated from the coding sequence ATGAAATTTAATTATTCAGATATTTTTATCACTATTGCTACTAATAAAATTCAATTATTAGTAGAATTTTATAGCCAAGTTTTTCAAAAACAGCCGACTATTTATCGTTCTAACATTTATGCAGAATTTCAATTAGGACAAGTTCGTATTAGTATTTTTAAACCCAAACTAGAGCGTCAGTCAGAGTTTGACAATCATAGCAGTAGTATGAGCTTCTGCTTAGAGGTAGACGATCTCCAACAGGCGATCGCCTGTCTCGCCGATTTAGGTTATCCACCACCAGGAAAAATTATTGAAGCTTCTCATGGCCAAGAAATTTATGCCTACGATCCCATAGGAAATCGTTTAATTTTGCATCAGTCCAAGATTACTTTGCCTTAG